From Microplitis mediator isolate UGA2020A chromosome 11, iyMicMedi2.1, whole genome shotgun sequence, one genomic window encodes:
- the LOC130677781 gene encoding uncharacterized protein LOC130677781, whose protein sequence is MSALTFSKPSEDESQYGKNDDNGDKVPESEVTDDDSHDDNDRIDDSDDDHDENDDDTDSYDDYDNYDNYGHNSYDGDDDNFPNDTDYYNDNIDDDNDRDNDNKTMMDEYNVMNNKIVDADNDSDDFFLRWEESFNDKMETI, encoded by the coding sequence ctTCTGAAGATGAATCTCAATATGGTAAGAATGATGATAATGGTGATAAAGTTCCTGAAAGTGAAGTCACAGATGATGACAGTCATGATGATAATGACAGGATCGATGACAGCGACGACGACCATGACGAAAACGATGATGATACTGATAGTTATGACgattatgataattatgatAACTATGGTCATAATAGTTATGATGGGGATGATGATAATTTTCCTAATGATACTGATTATTACAATGATAAtattgatgatgataatgaccgtgataatgataataaaactaTGATGGATGAGTACAATgtgatgaataataaaattgtggatGCTGATAATGATAGTGATGATTTCTTTCTGAGATGGGAGGAATCTTTCAATGATAAAATggaaacaatttaa